A window of Yoonia sp. SS1-5 genomic DNA:
GTGACATTCTGGTAACCCATATCTTTCAGCGTCTTACCGGCCAGCGCGGCTTGACCGCCTGCACCACAGACAAGGTAGATATCGGCGTCCTTCTGCAGGGCGGCATTGTGGAACTGGGTCTCGGCATCGGCGACAAACTCGATCATCCCGCGTGCAATACGATGGGCGCCCGCAATTGTGCCGGTCTGTGCAATGGCACCGCTATCGCGCACGTCAACGAAAACGGCATCGGTATTGTGTTTCGCGATAGCCTCGGCGGCCGGAATACGCGGCACCGCTGCGTTGGCTTCGTTCATAAAATCGGCAGAGCTTTTCATCTGATATCCCTCTTGATGATTGCGGATGGAGATTAACAAGACCATCGGTGATTGCCACGCGATAGATTGGCCTTGATGCATAAACTCGGCGTGAGAGGTTAAGTTGCGTCCACATCCGCAGGTTGCCACAACTCAATCGGGTTGCCTTCGGGGTCGGTCAGCTGCGCAAATCGGCCACTCGGATGTATTTCCGGATCCACAGTGACGGCAATATCGCTCGCGGTCAGTTCAGCAATCGCTTGATCAAGGTTTTCGACCCGAAAGTTCAGCATCCAGCTTTGCTCTGGCCGGCCGAAATAGGTGGTATCATGATTAAATGGGGCGAAAACCGTTGGACCGGCCTGCTGATCCCAGCCAGGGTCACCATATCCGCCGACTTTCGTGATTCCAAAATGGCGTTCATACCAATCGGCGAGTTCCTTTGGGTTTTGCGCGCGAAAGAAAAGCCCCCTATTCCCAAGACGCGCACCATCGCAGTTCTCCTATCTGGCCATCCTATTCGGTTTGGCCCAACACGTTACCTGCACGGATGATGGTGAAACATGCAATGAAAACAATGGGTGGCGCACCCACGTGACGCTGATGTGCTGGCTGCCAGCATAATTATCGGCAAAAAA
This region includes:
- a CDS encoding rhodanese-like domain-containing protein, with amino-acid sequence MKSSADFMNEANAAVPRIPAAEAIAKHNTDAVFVDVRDSGAIAQTGTIAGAHRIARGMIEFVADAETQFHNAALQKDADIYLVCGAGGQAALAGKTLKDMGYQNVTNIGGFGDWKEAGGPTEE
- a CDS encoding VOC family protein; this encodes MTKVGGYGDPGWDQQAGPTVFAPFNHDTTYFGRPEQSWMLNFRVENLDQAIAELTASDIAVTVDPEIHPSGRFAQLTDPEGNPIELWQPADVDAT